One window of the Candidatus Tisiphia endosymbiont of Sialis lutaria genome contains the following:
- the gatA gene encoding Asp-tRNA(Asn)/Glu-tRNA(Gln) amidotransferase subunit GatA — protein MSEIVKLTITQALKALKSKEFSCVELTKAHIAEMDKHKELNAYITETTDTALQQAKIADQNYHKGIEKSLEGIPISVKDLFCTKGVLTTAGSRMLSKFIPTYESTVSNKVQEHGTIMLGKTNMDEFAMGSANITSYFGNVISPWKAVDAPSTPLVPGGSSGGASASVSAFLAMAALGSDTGGSVRQPASYTGVVGFKPTYGRCSRYGMIAFASSLDQAGVLTRTVEDNALMLQAMMGFDEKDSTSIDSEVPQLRSACNASVKNMKIGVPFDLMRKQGIQPDIIKMWQNTIDILKNDGVEIIDISLPYSKYALSAYYVIAPAETSSNLSRYDGVRYGFRAENDGVSIEEMYQKTRSAGFGSEVKRRIMIGTYLLSSTLMDAYYLKAQKIRRLISDDFNKAFGRVEAIILPSAPSEAFNLGEKQDNPVTMYLNDLFTIPASLAGLPCCSVPAALSSRGLPLGMQVIGKALDEYNTLKVAAAIERGSKNISFIYSNKRS, from the coding sequence ATGTCAGAAATTGTAAAATTAACCATAACCCAAGCCCTGAAAGCACTAAAGAGCAAAGAATTCTCATGTGTTGAGCTAACTAAAGCTCATATTGCAGAAATGGATAAGCATAAAGAGCTGAATGCCTATATTACTGAAACTACAGATACGGCTTTACAGCAAGCTAAAATTGCTGATCAAAATTACCATAAAGGAATAGAAAAGTCATTAGAAGGAATTCCCATCTCTGTAAAAGATCTTTTTTGCACAAAAGGAGTGCTAACTACTGCAGGCTCAAGAATGCTTAGTAAATTTATACCAACATACGAATCGACTGTAAGTAATAAAGTGCAAGAGCATGGTACAATAATGCTTGGTAAGACTAATATGGATGAATTTGCCATGGGTTCTGCTAATATTACCAGCTATTTCGGCAATGTTATTAGTCCTTGGAAGGCTGTAGACGCACCTTCCACTCCACTAGTACCAGGGGGGTCTTCTGGGGGAGCATCAGCTTCTGTTAGTGCTTTTTTAGCTATGGCAGCTCTTGGAAGTGATACAGGTGGCTCTGTTCGTCAACCTGCCAGTTATACCGGGGTTGTCGGATTCAAACCAACATATGGTCGATGTTCTAGATATGGGATGATTGCTTTTGCTAGTTCGCTTGACCAAGCTGGCGTGCTTACAAGAACTGTTGAAGATAACGCTTTAATGCTACAAGCCATGATGGGATTTGATGAGAAGGATTCTACTTCTATCGACTCCGAGGTACCACAACTAAGGTCAGCATGTAATGCTAGTGTAAAAAATATGAAGATAGGCGTTCCATTTGATCTTATGAGAAAACAGGGTATACAGCCTGACATTATTAAGATGTGGCAAAATACTATTGATATTCTTAAAAATGATGGGGTAGAAATTATTGATATTTCATTACCATATTCTAAATATGCACTATCTGCATATTATGTGATAGCACCTGCTGAAACCTCATCTAATTTATCAAGATATGATGGTGTAAGATATGGTTTTAGGGCAGAAAATGATGGAGTATCTATTGAAGAAATGTATCAAAAAACAAGGAGTGCTGGTTTTGGCTCTGAAGTTAAAAGACGTATTATGATTGGTACTTATTTGCTTTCATCTACTCTTATGGATGCTTATTATTTAAAAGCACAAAAAATAAGACGCTTGATTTCAGATGATTTTAACAAAGCTTTTGGGCGAGTTGAAGCAATAATTTTGCCATCTGCCCCATCCGAAGCCTTTAACTTAGGTGAGAAACAAGATAATCCTGTGACAATGTATTTAAACGATTTATTTACTATTCCAGCTAGTCTTGCCGGTCTTCCTTGTTGTTCTGTACCAGCTGCTTTATCTTCTAGAGGATTACCTCTTGGGATGCAAGTAATAGGCAAAGCCCTTGATGAATATAATACTTTAAAGGTGGCAGCAGCAATTGAGCGTGGTTCGAAAAATATTAGTTTTATATATTCTAATAAACGGAGTTAA
- a CDS encoding NADH-quinone oxidoreductase subunit M, which translates to MSDLPILSISIFLPLLSALYILLFIRQSRSVNKQVYAIYVAVLSSVLTLIATICLLVQFDSTSKLYQFVECYNWVQYIGLEFHIGVDGISVFFVVLTSFLTLICIIASLFTVKKYIKEFLFCFLLIESFCIGAFSSMNLLLFYLFFEVILIPMYLIIGIWGGENRVYAAVKFFLYTFFGSVFFLLSLLYIYSQFHSFNMLVLNESIPLLALSVQRVLWLAIFIAFAVKVPMLPFHTWLPDAHVQAPTAGSVILAGILLKLGAYGFLRVSLPMFPNISKEFAFYVLVLSIFAVIYGSLVALAQRDMKKMIAYSSIAHMGYVIGGIFSLTEAGIKGAIYQMISHGVVASTLFLIVGTLYDRLHTKEIDQYGGVANKMPILATLFMIAMLGSIGLPGTSGFIGEFLSLIGIYQANIVLAMISAVGIILGAVYMLKLYKEVMLGQITNVQVASFKDLYLYEMIAIIPLCITIIYLGLLPNAIINMLDVSIHKILLQLFYVVK; encoded by the coding sequence ATGTCAGATTTACCGATCTTATCAATAAGCATTTTCTTGCCTTTACTAAGTGCATTATATATTCTGCTGTTTATTAGACAGAGTAGGTCGGTTAATAAACAAGTTTATGCGATATATGTTGCAGTTTTAAGCTCTGTACTAACATTAATAGCTACTATTTGTTTATTAGTTCAATTTGATAGTACATCAAAACTTTATCAATTTGTCGAATGCTATAATTGGGTTCAATATATAGGTCTTGAATTCCACATTGGAGTCGATGGAATTTCAGTATTTTTTGTTGTTTTGACCAGCTTTTTAACCCTTATCTGTATTATAGCTAGTCTATTTACCGTCAAAAAATATATTAAAGAATTTTTGTTTTGTTTTTTATTAATTGAATCTTTTTGCATTGGGGCTTTTTCCTCAATGAATTTACTATTATTTTACTTATTTTTTGAAGTAATATTAATCCCGATGTATCTAATTATAGGAATTTGGGGAGGTGAAAATAGAGTTTATGCGGCTGTAAAGTTCTTCCTCTATACTTTCTTTGGTTCGGTATTTTTCTTATTGTCGTTGCTATATATTTATAGCCAATTTCACAGCTTTAATATGCTTGTTCTGAACGAATCAATACCTTTATTAGCATTATCGGTACAGAGAGTTTTATGGTTGGCAATCTTTATAGCCTTCGCGGTAAAAGTGCCTATGCTACCATTCCACACATGGCTTCCTGATGCACACGTACAAGCACCAACTGCTGGGTCTGTCATTTTGGCTGGGATATTATTAAAACTTGGAGCATATGGTTTTTTACGAGTGTCATTACCAATGTTTCCAAATATATCAAAAGAATTTGCATTTTATGTATTAGTGCTGAGTATATTTGCTGTAATATATGGTTCATTAGTGGCACTAGCTCAAAGAGATATGAAAAAGATGATAGCTTATTCATCAATAGCTCATATGGGTTATGTTATTGGTGGAATTTTTAGTTTGACCGAAGCGGGAATTAAGGGAGCAATATATCAAATGATTAGTCATGGTGTGGTAGCATCTACTTTGTTTTTGATAGTTGGTACTTTATATGACAGATTGCATACTAAGGAAATAGACCAATATGGTGGTGTAGCAAATAAAATGCCAATACTTGCCACTTTGTTTATGATCGCCATGCTTGGCTCTATAGGTTTACCAGGTACTAGCGGTTTTATAGGAGAATTTTTAAGTTTAATAGGTATTTATCAAGCCAATATAGTGCTAGCTATGATAAGTGCTGTTGGTATTATTCTTGGAGCTGTTTATATGCTAAAACTTTACAAAGAAGTAATGCTAGGACAAATTACTAATGTTCAGGTTGCAAGCTTTAAAGATTTATATCTCTATGAAATGATTGCAATTATACCATTATGTATAACAATAATTTACTTAGGTTTGCTGCCAAATGCAATTATCAATATGCTTGATGTGTCAATTCACAAGATTTTGTTACAATTATTTTATGTTGTAAAATAA
- a CDS encoding outer membrane protein, with translation MKNLLLLTIISVSLLFSASSWAIDNQFYLKVEVGANKMNNIKLNDKELQQNTAAIVGGGVGYYVLDNVRLDLMLDFFANQQVKHSFAGVDSKIKPQITTLVLSGYVDIFDISICELFIGAGAGVGHLKNEITNNKLGTSVSNSKKNNLVYHLTFGAAAKLAPVIKVEVAYSWKNLGSTKEIKNHVKSLPYKGHNVTLGIRFDV, from the coding sequence ATGAAAAATTTATTATTACTAACAATCATTAGCGTTTCGCTCTTATTTTCTGCTTCCTCTTGGGCCATTGATAATCAATTTTATTTGAAGGTAGAAGTTGGGGCAAATAAAATGAATAATATTAAGTTAAATGATAAAGAGTTACAGCAGAATACTGCTGCTATTGTTGGTGGAGGTGTGGGTTATTATGTTCTAGATAATGTTAGACTTGATCTTATGCTTGATTTTTTTGCTAATCAGCAAGTAAAACACTCTTTTGCCGGTGTGGACTCAAAAATTAAGCCCCAAATTACTACTTTAGTGCTTAGTGGTTATGTCGATATTTTTGATATAAGCATTTGTGAATTATTTATCGGAGCTGGTGCTGGTGTTGGTCATCTGAAAAACGAAATTACCAATAATAAGCTTGGTACTTCAGTTTCTAATAGTAAAAAAAATAACCTAGTATATCACCTCACTTTTGGAGCTGCTGCCAAGTTAGCTCCTGTAATAAAAGTTGAGGTAGCTTATAGCTGGAAAAATCTTGGTAGTACCAAAGAGATAAAGAATCATGTTAAGTCATTGCCTTATAAAGGTCATAATGTAACACTTGGCATTAGGTTTGATGTATAA
- a CDS encoding IS4 family transposase, which translates to MTNNNKNLSSLLKTQDKNNNVLDHSSISKRLSSIDTRYFEDIYINLVIKYNDKFKKTDSDKLHRFDSTIITLSGKLLKDGLNLGGKTQDRHIKISVGLKNSIPSSVRFCSQQSESSENIALVQAINATKIEKEEILLFDRGLSKAQTFEAFTKNEQYFITRANINRKYALIQTNRINTTDTTEEDLEQEFCKDLTIISDEIVNLYDKNHKEIKCNLRLIKANSKTAGELWFLSNILYLSAQDIASSYKKRWEIEVFFKFIKQNLQIKHFISHRENGMKVYIYCILIAAILFAIFKKVNNLWGFKLVLLQFTLLLEKEIIKDIVLFCGGDPNLVDLKL; encoded by the coding sequence ATAACTAATAATAATAAAAATTTATCTTCGTTACTTAAAACTCAAGATAAAAATAATAATGTCTTAGATCACAGCTCTATCAGCAAGAGATTATCATCGATAGATACCAGATATTTTGAAGATATATATATAAATTTGGTAATAAAATATAATGATAAATTTAAAAAAACTGACTCCGATAAGCTACATAGGTTTGATTCTACTATAATTACTTTATCTGGTAAATTATTAAAAGATGGATTAAATCTTGGTGGCAAAACTCAAGACAGACATATTAAAATAAGTGTAGGGTTAAAAAATTCAATACCATCTAGTGTAAGATTTTGTAGCCAACAATCTGAGTCTAGTGAAAATATAGCTCTTGTACAAGCCATTAATGCAACAAAGATAGAGAAAGAAGAAATATTGTTATTTGATAGAGGTCTCTCAAAAGCCCAAACATTTGAGGCTTTTACCAAAAATGAACAATATTTTATTACGCGAGCAAATATAAACAGAAAATACGCATTAATACAAACGAATAGAATTAACACAACTGATACGACTGAAGAAGATTTAGAACAGGAATTTTGCAAAGATTTAACTATCATAAGTGATGAGATTGTAAATTTATATGATAAAAATCATAAGGAAATAAAGTGTAATTTACGACTAATTAAAGCCAATAGTAAGACAGCAGGAGAATTGTGGTTTTTAAGTAATATATTATATTTATCAGCACAAGATATAGCAAGCAGCTACAAAAAAAGGTGGGAAATTGAAGTATTTTTTAAATTTATTAAGCAAAATTTACAAATTAAACATTTTATTAGCCATAGGGAGAATGGAATGAAAGTATACATATATTGTATTTTAATAGCTGCTATTTTGTTTGCAATATTTAAAAAAGTAAACAATTTATGGGGATTTAAGCTTGTTCTATTGCAATTTACGCTGCTGCTTGAAAAGGAGATTATCAAGGATATTGTATTATTTTGCGGCGGAGATCCTAATCTTGTAGACTTAAAATTATAA
- a CDS encoding Mu transposase domain-containing protein has translation MVTLKILSTEPRVKAARIKLCYSRYSLVVVYPNEQLEMVMDAHEQAFKFFAGCCKNGIYDNMKTAVKKILKGKDRIFNEKFAQMASHHLFEPLACTPASGWEKGQVEKQVGDSRRNFFTPILKGDSYEAINTQLREMSIEWAKTKRHPEFTEKTILEIYEEEKEYLIRYRGQFTGYRLHPTIVSPLSLIGYDSNMYSVPCEYVGLSVSIKSYAWQIVILHESKIIAEHVRCFKRYQKIYNPWHYITALERKPGALRNGGSDVEPLINNQFSFITIFIFFAIKYKIYIIQALSYWLCFTSKNFCQELFNYGIK, from the coding sequence ATGGTTACGTTAAAAATTTTGTCAACAGAACCTAGAGTTAAAGCTGCGAGAATCAAGCTATGCTATAGTCGTTATTCGTTGGTAGTAGTGTATCCTAATGAACAGCTTGAAATGGTTATGGATGCCCATGAGCAAGCTTTCAAGTTTTTTGCTGGTTGTTGCAAGAATGGTATTTATGACAATATGAAGACAGCTGTCAAAAAAATACTTAAAGGTAAAGATCGCATTTTTAATGAGAAGTTTGCTCAAATGGCCTCTCATCATTTATTTGAGCCACTTGCCTGTACTCCAGCATCGGGATGGGAGAAAGGACAGGTTGAGAAACAAGTGGGAGACAGTAGACGTAACTTTTTTACTCCCATATTGAAAGGAGATAGTTATGAAGCTATTAACACTCAACTTAGGGAGATGTCTATAGAATGGGCTAAGACTAAAAGACATCCTGAGTTTACAGAAAAGACGATTCTAGAAATATATGAGGAAGAGAAGGAATATTTAATAAGATATAGAGGGCAGTTTACTGGTTATCGATTACATCCAACGATTGTCTCACCTTTGAGTTTAATAGGGTACGACAGCAATATGTATAGTGTTCCGTGTGAATATGTAGGACTTAGTGTCTCGATTAAATCCTATGCTTGGCAGATAGTGATTTTACATGAAAGCAAAATTATTGCAGAACATGTTCGTTGTTTTAAACGCTATCAGAAAATTTATAATCCATGGCACTATATAACAGCTCTAGAACGTAAACCTGGTGCTTTACGTAATGGGGGTTCTGACGTAGAACCCCTGATTAATAATCAGTTTAGTTTCATCACTATTTTTATTTTTTTTGCCATTAAGTATAAAATTTATATCATTCAAGCTCTTTCCTATTGGCTCTGCTTTACCTCCAAGAACTTTTGCCAAGAATTGTTCAACTATGGCATAAAATGA
- a CDS encoding IS5 family transposase produces the protein MKYYIEDQAWEAILSFFKKKKAIHNKNEEKIRQFIEAIWFIARTACQWRLLPDYYGCWYSVYRRFKRWVDKGIWEALMDHVKVDVDMESMMIDATIVRAHACSSGYIKGNQEEAALGRSKGGFSTKIHALVDALGNPLKFILTAGQRNDITQAENLTKDVQNTTVIGDKGYDSSAFVESLENKGCEVVIPPKSNRKVQREYDKHIYKERHLIECFFGKIKHFRRIFSRFDKAPATFLAFLNFVGALIWLR, from the coding sequence ATGAAGTATTACATAGAAGACCAAGCATGGGAAGCAATTTTATCATTTTTTAAGAAAAAAAAAGCTATACACAACAAGAATGAGGAAAAAATAAGACAGTTTATTGAAGCAATATGGTTTATTGCTAGAACAGCTTGTCAATGGCGTCTTCTGCCTGATTATTATGGTTGTTGGTACAGTGTTTATCGCAGATTTAAGAGATGGGTTGACAAGGGTATATGGGAAGCTTTAATGGATCATGTTAAAGTAGATGTAGATATGGAATCAATGATGATTGATGCAACTATTGTAAGAGCACATGCTTGCTCATCTGGATATATTAAAGGTAATCAAGAGGAAGCAGCTTTAGGTAGAAGCAAAGGTGGTTTTAGTACTAAAATTCATGCCCTCGTTGATGCATTGGGTAACCCACTGAAGTTTATACTAACTGCCGGGCAAAGAAATGATATCACTCAGGCTGAAAATCTTACTAAAGATGTTCAGAATACGACGGTGATAGGTGATAAAGGATATGATAGTAGTGCGTTTGTAGAAAGCCTAGAAAATAAGGGGTGTGAGGTTGTTATCCCACCAAAATCTAATCGTAAAGTACAACGTGAATATGATAAACATATTTATAAAGAACGCCATTTAATTGAATGTTTCTTTGGTAAAATCAAACATTTTAGGCGTATATTTTCTAGGTTTGATAAAGCCCCAGCCACCTTTTTAGCCTTTCTAAATTTCGTTGGAGCTTTAATATGGTTACGTTAA